In Mugil cephalus isolate CIBA_MC_2020 chromosome 20, CIBA_Mcephalus_1.1, whole genome shotgun sequence, the following are encoded in one genomic region:
- the rprml gene encoding reprimo-like protein, whose amino-acid sequence MTQGAIFNGSQTLAGTLATYSGNSTDNVVTGDGGASLVLQDERKLFVMRVVQIAVLCVLSLTVMFGIFFLGCNLMIKSESMINFLVKDRRPSKDVETVMIGLS is encoded by the coding sequence ATGACCCAGGGTGCGATTTTTAACGGGAGTCAGACGCTCGCCGGGACTCTGGCGACATACTCCGGCAACAGCACCGACAACGTGGTAACCGGCGACGGTGGCGCGTCCCTGGTGCTGCAAGACGAGCGCAAGCTCTTCGTCATGCGTGTGGTGCAAATTGCGGTACTGTGCGTGTTGTCGCTCACCGTCATGTTCGGTATATTTTTTCTCGGCTGCAACTTGATGATCAAATCAGAGAGCATGATTAACTTCCTTGTGAAAGACCGGAGACCATCCAAAGACGTGGAGACTGTAATGATTGGGCTCAGCTAG
- the itgb3a gene encoding integrin beta-3a → MGTLIIRLGIGLLVFFLTSASSVFGSNICTSRGVTTCRACLAVHPSCAWCSQEVFGKGGSGTSRCDLKQNLVKGGCSQASLEFPSSTLTVEENKPLSGKASGVTDDVTQINPQKLRMVLRPGDAKLFTVSVKQVADYPVDLYYLMDLSYSMKDDLERLRTLGNELALTMGRTTSNLRMGFGAFVDKTTSPYMYMFPPEAVTNPCFRIGTDCHRQFSFKNVLSLTETVARFTEEVEKQQVSRNRDASEGGFDAIMQAVVCKDKIGWRPDASHLLVFTTDDKSHTALDGRFAGIVQPNDGQCHLDNEDTYNNSTVLDYPSLALMMEKMSENNINLVFAVTESVVPLYKEYSMLIPGAVVGKLSRDSGNVIQLIETAYANIRSKVELELLGVPEELNLSFNATCVGGEVIRGLKSCSGLKIGDTVSFSVEAQLTHCPSKKSHTFTIKPVGFKDSLQITVDFACGCDCESTAQKNSPFCNNGNGTFECGVCQCNDGRLGPRCECSVEDYNPTDDDNCIQPPTSRVCSGRGDCLCGQCSCHLNEFGQVWGKYCECDNFNCLRSKGALCSDHGKCNCGFCQCDAGWKGESCNCTTRTDTCMSNTGILCSGRGYCECGVCQCTQPGAYGVTCEKCPICPDSCTIKKECVECQHFKRGQYAKDNTCNRFCKDEIQVVDKLAFREKSMNCSYKDDEGCVEHFQYYEDDSGKSILFVEKEPVCPEGPDILVVLLSVAGAILLLGLAVLLIWKLLVSIHDRREFAKFEEERAKATWETANNPLYKGATSTFTNVTYRGQ, encoded by the exons ATGGGAACGTTAATAATCCGTCTGGGGATAGGTCTTCTCGTTTTCTTTTTGACCTCAGCATCCAGTGTCTTCG GTTCCAACATATGCACATCCAGAGGAGTCACCACTTGTCGAGCCTGCCTAGCCGTTCACCCCAGCTGTGCATGGTGCTCTCAAGAG GTCTTTGGGAAGGGGGGGTCCGGCACTTCTCGCTGCGACCTAAAACAGAATCTGGTGAAAGGAGGCTGCAGCCAGGCATCTCTGGAGTTTCCCTCCAGCACCTTGACTGTTGAGGAGAATAAACCACTCAGCGGCAAGGCATCGGGTgtgactgatgatgtcacacagATCAACCCTCAGAAACTCCGTATGGTATTAAGACCAG GTGATGCCAAGCTTTTCACTGTGTCTGTGAAACAAGTGGCAGATTACCCCGTGGACCTCTACTACCTGATGGATCTCTCATACTCAATGAAAGATGATTTGGAGCGCCTACGCACCCTGGGCAATGAGCTAGCTTTAACCATGGGCCGGACCACAAGCAACCTGCGCATGGGCTTTGGTGCCTTTGTGGACAAGACCACATCCCCCTACATGTATATGTTCCCCCCAGAGGCAGTTACAAACCCTTGCTTCAG GATTGGGACCGATTGCCATCGTCAGTTTTCGTTCAAGAACGTGTTGTCACTGACAGAGACGGTAGCTCGCTTcactgaggaggtggagaaacaGCAGGTTTCTAGAAATAGGGACGCTTCGGAGGGTGGATTTGATGCCATCATGCAGGCTGTAGTATGCAAg GACAAAATTGGCTGGCGTCCAGATGCCTCTCACCTTCTGGTGTTTACCACTGATGACAAAAGTCACACTGCTCTGGATGGACGTTTTGCAGGCATCGTCCAGCCCAATGACGGACAGTGTCACCTTGATAACGAGGATACGTACAACAACTCAACTGTGCTG GACTATCCCTCTTTGGCACTCATGATggagaaaatgtctgaaaacaacattaatttagtttttgcgGTGACTGAGTCTGTGGTTCCGCTTTACAAG GAGTACAGTATGCTCATTCCAGGCGCAGTTGTGGGAAAGCTGTCTCGTGATTCCGGGAATGTTATCCAGCTAATTGAGACAGCCTACGCG AACATTCGCTCTAAAGTGGAGCTGGAGCTGTTGGGAGTCCCAGAGGAGTTGAACCTCTCCTTCAATGCCACCTGCGTAGGTGGAGAGGTCATCCGTGGACTCAAATCCTGCTCTGGCCTCAAGATTGGAGACACT GTGTCTTTCAGTGTAGAGGCTCAGCTGACCCACTGCCCCAGCAAGAAGAGCCACACATTCACCATCAAACCTGTGGGCTTCAAGGACTCCCTGCAGATTACGGTGGACTTTGCCTGTGGTTGCGACTGTGAGTCAACGGCACAAAAGAATAGCCCCTTCTGCAACAATGGCAACGGGACCTTTGAGTGTGGCGTTTGCCAGTGTAACGACGGTCGCCTGGGCCCGCGATGCGAGTGCTCAGTAGAGGACTACAATCCTACTGATGATGACAACTGCATCCAACCACCAACCAGCCGCGTGTGCAGCGGAAGAGGCGACTGTCTGTGTGGACAGTGCTCCTGCCACTTGAATGAGTTTGGTCAGGTGTGGGGAAAGTACTGTGAATGTGACAACTTCAACTGCCTGCGCTCCAAAGGGGCTCTGTGCTCCG ATCACGGAAAGTGTAACTGTGGCTTCTGCCAGTGCGATGCAGGCTGGAAAGGAGAAAGCTGTAACTGCACCACACGCACAGACACCTGCATGTCCAACACCGGCATACTTTGCAGTGGCAGGGGTTACTGCGAGTGTGGAGTCTGTCAGTGCACTCAGCCCGGTGCCTACGGAGTCACCTGTGAGAAATGCCCCATCTGTCCTGATTCCTGCACTATAAAAAA GGAGTGTGTTGAGTGTCAGCACTTCAAGAGAGGACAGTATGCCAAGGACAACACCTGCAACCGATTCTGCAAGGACGAAATTCAAGTAGTAGATAAACTGG CCTTCCGTGAAAAGTCAATGAACTGCTCATACAAAGATGACGAAGGCTGCGTGGAGCACTTCCAGTATTATGAAGATGACAGCGGCAAATCCATTCTGTTTGTGGAAAAAGAACCAG TGTGCCCTGAGGGTCCAGACATCTTGGTCGTGCTCCTGTCGGTGGCCGGAGCCATTCTGCTGCTCGGCCTCGCTGTCCTCCTCATCTGGAAGCTGTTGGTCAGCATCCACGATCGCAGGGAATTCGCCAAGTTTGAGGAGGAGAGAGCCAAAGCCACATGGGAAACG GCTAACAATCCTCTGTATAAAGGTGCCACCTCCACCTTTACCAACGTAACATACCGAGGCCAGTAA
- the mettl2a gene encoding tRNA N(3)-methylcytidine methyltransferase METTL2, with amino-acid sequence MAAPLTEDAVEGGSNETGLIVTESSSGDIKRPQFGTRFLTDPRQVFQHNAWDNVEWTDEQEAAAKKKVLENNQPLPSEKQEEFDNRANEYWNDFYTIHENRFFKDRHWLFTEFPELAPQCSLNHEFCPDVTGTDDRRQDSLDQEQHGESAALSQTYEDFPGSSASYRILEVGCGVGNTVFPILKTNNDPGLFVYCCDFSSTAVELVKTNPEYDQGRCFAFVHDLSDAEANYPVPNGTLDVIVLIFVLSALHPNKMQASISRLARLLKPGGVMLLRDYGRYDMAQLRFKKGRCLSENFYVRGDGTRVYFFTQDELHKLFTEAGLEKVQNLVDRRLQVNRGKQLTMYRVWIQCKYRKDRVQPPETQG; translated from the exons ATGGCGGCGCCCCTCACTGAGGATGCAGTGGAGGGAGGCAGCAATGAAACGGGGCTCATCGTGACAGAATCGTCCAGCGGGGATATCAAGAGACCCCAGTTCGGCACACGTTTCCTCACAGACCCGCGGCAGGTCTTCCAGCACAACGCGTG GGACAACGTGGAGTGGACTGATGAACAAGAGGCAGCCGCCAAGAAGAAAGTCTTAGAAAACAATCAGCCACTGCCTTCAGAAAAACAAG AGGAATTTGACAACCGGGCCAACGAGTACTGGAACGATTTTTACACGATCCATGAAAATCGTTTCTTCAAAGACCGCCACTGGCTCTTCACAGAGTTCCCAGAGTTGGCTCCACAGTGCAGCCTGAACCATGAATTCTGTCCTGACGTCACTGGTACAGATGACAGAAGACAGGACAGTCTGGATCAAGAACAACACGGGGAATCTGCTGCTTTGTCTCAAACTTATGAGGACTTTCCTGGCTCCTCTGCCTCGTACCGCATTCTGGAA GTTGGCTGTGGTGTAGGGAACACTGTTTTTCCAATACTAAAGACCAACAA tgaccCGGGACTCTTTGTGTACTGCTGTGATTTTTCCAGCACTGCTGTGGAGTTGGTCAAG ACTAATCCAGAGTACGACCAGGGACGCTGCTTTGCCTTTGTACATGATTTAAGTGATGCGGAAGCCAATTACCCCGTCCCCAATGGAACACTTGATGTTATAGTGCTAATCTTTGTGCTATCAGCGCTGCATCCCAACAA GATGCAGGCATCCATCAGTAGACTAGCACGCCTGCTAAAGCCTGGAGGGGTGATGCTCCTCAGAGATTATGGACGCTACGATATGGCTCAACTCCGTTTCAAGAAAG GAAGGTGTCTTTCAGAAAACTTTTACGTCCGAGGTGATGGAACAAGAGTATATTTCTTTACCCAAG ATGAGCTTCACAAGCTGTTCACTGAGGCTGGCCTGGAGAAAGTGCAGAACCTCGTGGACAGAAGGCTGCAGGTGAACAGAGGAAAACAGCTCACCATGTACAGGGTTTGGATCCAGTGCAAGTACCGCAAGGATCGAGTTCAGCCACCTGAGACGCAGGGCTGA